The following proteins come from a genomic window of Mustela lutreola isolate mMusLut2 chromosome 6, mMusLut2.pri, whole genome shotgun sequence:
- the LOC131834699 gene encoding ATP synthase subunit epsilon, mitochondrial-like — protein sequence MPYSFTQRVLLAAGPCIEPTLRHPHDSTRHAHPRNIKVGYWRQAGLSYIQYSQICAKAVRDALKVEFKANAEKTSDSTAKIVKLKKE from the exons ATGCCATACTCATTCacccaaag agtCCTTCTTGCTGCTGGGCCGTGCATCGAGCCAACATTAAGGCATCCTCATGATTCGACCCGACATGCCCACCCTCGCAACATCAAGGTGGGGTACTGGCGACAGGCTGGCCTCAGCTACATCCAGTACTCCCAGATCTGTGCAAAAGCAGTGAGAGATGCACTGAAGGTCGAGTTCAAAGCAAATGCTGAGAAGACTTCTGACAGCACTGCAAAAATTGTGAAACTGAAAAAAGAGTAA